In Bos mutus isolate GX-2022 chromosome 10, NWIPB_WYAK_1.1, whole genome shotgun sequence, a single window of DNA contains:
- the SPESP1 gene encoding sperm equatorial segment protein 1, whose protein sequence is MMPMKFLVLLVALLLWPLSLPAYRRVTVTPDEEQNLNHYVQVLQNLILSVPTKEPGRQKKSKSPNNANFIGPRVSRVKELKYTHDVGPGDNDVLINPVSEETTTFPTRGFTLEVDKKKRTKSTAFWSIKPSNVSVVLHAKEPFIEKDEPEPEPEPEPEPEPVEHRTGAPTQVPSVTEPSQDVTSLSGSTDLGTTTEEEDVPQLSGDNEMDYLESHDMYNEDVLKRIADINSQLHHVPLPESYKPEYRADIRASKEHLKRSLALAIAAEHKLEKMYKSQMLPQGRSSGGVYDIITVINMLYNSRYKLSEYLDIKYVPLEMRGKATVVVHTLKRILCVGHGEETHNLLKQLLNNNIRILHILDTHDKDDSS, encoded by the coding sequence gaGTAACTGTGACGCCTGATGAAGAACAAAACTTGAATCATTACGTACAAGTTTTACAGAACCTAATACTAAGTGTTCCCACTAAGGAGCCAGGTCGTCAGAAAAAATCAAAGTCTCCAAATAATGCTAATTTCATAGGACCGAGAGTATCAAGAGTTAAGGAGCTAAAATATACACATGATGTAGGTCCGGGTGACAATGATGTTTTAATCAATCCTGTCAGTGAAGAAACTACAACTTTCCCTACTAGGGGCTTCACACTGGAAGTAGACAAGAAAAAACGTACTAAAAGCACAGCATTCTGGTCGATTAAaccaagtaatgtttctgttgttttacatGCAAAAGAACCTTTTATTGAGAAAGAcgagccagagccagagccagagccagagccagagccagagccagtTGAACATCGCACTGGGGCACCAACGCAAGTGCCAAGTGTTACTGAACCAAGTCAGGATGTCACCTCTTtaagtgggagcactgacttgGGTACCACCACGGAAGAAGAAGATGTTCCTCAGCTCTCAGGTGACAATGAAATGGATTATCTTGAATCACATGACATGTATAATGAAGACGTTTTGAAAAGAATTGCAGATATTAATTCACAGTTGCATCACGTCCCTCTTCCTGAGAGCTACAAGCCAGAATATAGAGCGGACATTCGAGCTTCTAAAGAACACCTAAAACGAAGCCTTGCTCTAGCCATAGCAGCAgaacataaattagaaaaaatgtataaatccCAGATGTTACCACAAGGACGAAGCAGTGGTGGAGTTTATGACATTATAACTGTTATTAACATGCTGTATAATTCTAGATATAAATTATCTGAATATTTAGATATAAAATATGTTCCATTAGAGATGAGAGGAAAAGCTACTGTAGTAGTCCATACATTGAAAAGAATACTATGTGTTGGTCATGGAGAAGAAACTCACAACCTCCTTAAGcagttattaaataataatataagaatTTTACACATACTTGATACTCATGACAAAGATGATTCAAGCTAA